The following coding sequences lie in one Pectobacterium sp. A5351 genomic window:
- a CDS encoding YihD family protein has protein sequence MKCHRVNELIELLHPAWQKEPDLNLVQFLQNLAQEAGFEGQLNELTDDILIYHLKMRDADKEQVIPGLKKDYEEDFKTALLRARGVIKD, from the coding sequence ATGAAATGTCATCGCGTTAATGAGCTGATTGAACTACTGCACCCAGCCTGGCAAAAAGAACCCGATTTAAATCTGGTGCAATTTTTACAAAACCTTGCACAGGAGGCGGGGTTCGAGGGGCAGTTAAATGAACTGACTGATGATATCCTTATTTACCATCTAAAAATGCGTGATGCAGATAAAGAACAAGTCATTCCCGGTTTGAAGAAAGACTATGAAGAGGACTTCAAGACCGCTTTGCTTCGTGCCCGGGGAGTAATTAAAGACTAG
- a CDS encoding serine/threonine protein kinase, whose product MNSSVFNFQTLFPALIVDALLDVGLRVDSGLTALNSYENRVYQFADEDRKRFVVKFYRPERWSAAQIQEEHIFAQQLAEDEVPIVAPILLNGQTLNVYEGFHFAVFPSVGGRQYEMDNEDQLEWVGRFLGRIHQTGQKSLFTERPTMGVNEYLHEPYRLLETCPLIPKIHRHDFLQATRQLIDTVGNYWHNDWRPLRLHGDCHPGNILWRDGPLFVDLDDARNGPAIQDLWMLLHGDRREQRIQLDILLEAYSEFAEFQEKELALIEPLRAMRQIYYLAWVARRWEDPAFPKNFPWMTDADFWLKQTAIFIGQTQLLQEPPLQLMPMY is encoded by the coding sequence ATGAATAGTTCGGTATTTAATTTCCAGACGCTGTTCCCTGCTCTGATCGTGGATGCCTTGCTGGATGTTGGGCTGCGTGTTGATTCTGGCCTGACGGCGTTAAACAGCTATGAAAATCGGGTGTATCAGTTTGCGGATGAAGATCGTAAACGCTTCGTGGTGAAATTTTATCGCCCGGAACGGTGGAGCGCGGCGCAGATTCAGGAAGAGCATATTTTTGCCCAGCAGTTGGCAGAAGATGAAGTCCCTATTGTCGCGCCCATTTTGCTTAATGGTCAGACTCTGAACGTCTACGAAGGATTCCATTTTGCCGTATTCCCTAGCGTAGGTGGTCGGCAGTATGAAATGGATAATGAAGACCAGCTAGAGTGGGTCGGCCGTTTTCTCGGAAGGATTCATCAGACGGGGCAGAAATCGTTATTTACCGAACGTCCAACGATGGGGGTAAATGAATATCTGCATGAACCTTATCGGCTGTTGGAGACATGTCCGCTAATACCGAAAATACATCGACATGATTTTTTACAAGCGACCCGTCAACTGATTGATACAGTTGGAAATTATTGGCATAACGACTGGCGACCACTGCGTCTGCATGGAGATTGTCACCCAGGAAATATTCTGTGGCGAGATGGCCCGCTATTTGTAGATTTGGATGATGCCCGCAATGGCCCGGCAATACAGGATTTATGGATGTTGTTGCACGGTGACCGTCGTGAACAACGTATTCAACTGGATATCTTGTTAGAAGCCTATAGCGAATTTGCGGAATTTCAGGAGAAAGAGCTCGCACTGATTGAGCCGCTTCGTGCGATGCGGCAGATTTATTATTTAGCTTGGGTGGCTCGTCGCTGGGAAGACCCTGCTTTTCCGAAAAATTTCCCCTGGATGACGGATGCTGATTTTTGGTTGAAGCAAACGGCAATATTTATTGGGCAAACTCAGCTGTTACAGGAACCTCCTCTGCAGCTAATGCCAATGTACTGA
- the dsbA gene encoding thiol:disulfide interchange protein DsbA → MKRLWLALIGVVLAFSASAAEFSDGKQYVELDKPATQEPQVLEFFSFYCPHCYQFEQVYHVPDAVKKALPEGTKMTRYHVGFLGPLGKNLTQAWAVAMALGVEDKITPLMFDAVQKTQTVQKPEDIREVFVKAGVSAEEFDGALNSFVVKSLVAQQEKAAADLQLRGVPAMFVNGKYMIKNDGLDTSSMDGYVKQYADVVKFLITKK, encoded by the coding sequence ATGAAAAGATTATGGCTTGCGCTGATTGGCGTCGTTCTGGCATTTAGTGCTTCTGCCGCAGAGTTTTCTGACGGCAAACAATATGTAGAGTTAGATAAACCTGCGACGCAAGAACCTCAGGTTCTCGAGTTCTTCTCGTTCTATTGCCCGCACTGCTATCAATTTGAACAGGTTTACCATGTTCCAGATGCAGTAAAAAAAGCACTGCCAGAAGGGACGAAGATGACACGTTATCACGTGGGCTTCCTGGGCCCATTAGGTAAAAATCTGACTCAGGCCTGGGCTGTGGCCATGGCGCTGGGCGTAGAAGATAAAATTACCCCGCTGATGTTTGATGCCGTTCAGAAAACACAGACCGTACAAAAGCCTGAAGATATTCGTGAAGTCTTTGTTAAAGCTGGCGTGAGTGCGGAAGAGTTTGATGGTGCTCTGAATAGCTTTGTTGTGAAATCTCTGGTTGCCCAGCAGGAAAAAGCGGCTGCAGATTTACAATTACGCGGCGTTCCAGCCATGTTCGTTAACGGTAAATATATGATCAAGAATGATGGTCTTGATACCAGTTCAATGGATGGATATGTAAAACAGTACGCTGACGTAGTGAAATTCCTCATTACCAAGAAGTAA
- the mobA gene encoding molybdenum cofactor guanylyltransferase MobA, which yields MITGVILAGGRATRMGGHDKGLVALNGEPLYLHVLSRLKAQVDEVIISANRNQAVYAQSGCRIISDTDTSFLGPLAGILSGLHAATSEWVVFVPCDVPAFPLDLVHRLWQKRGEENAAYATDGERPHPTLLLINKNLIEPLETYLHLGNRKLMLFMEQVGAKAISFNDQPEAFHNLNSPEDLSNWEDQRSGF from the coding sequence ATGATTACAGGGGTTATTCTCGCAGGCGGACGGGCAACGCGTATGGGCGGACACGATAAGGGTCTGGTAGCACTAAACGGTGAGCCGCTATATCTACACGTTCTCTCTCGGCTTAAAGCGCAGGTCGATGAGGTTATTATCAGTGCCAACCGCAATCAGGCTGTGTATGCGCAAAGTGGATGCCGCATTATTAGCGATACTGATACGAGTTTTTTAGGCCCGCTGGCGGGCATTCTAAGTGGATTACATGCCGCCACGTCCGAGTGGGTGGTGTTCGTCCCCTGCGATGTCCCTGCTTTCCCCCTCGATCTGGTACATCGCTTGTGGCAAAAACGGGGGGAAGAGAATGCGGCTTATGCCACTGACGGAGAGCGTCCACATCCCACATTACTCTTAATTAATAAAAATCTTATTGAACCACTAGAGACCTATCTACATCTCGGAAATCGTAAGTTGATGCTATTTATGGAACAGGTTGGAGCAAAAGCCATTTCATTTAACGATCAGCCTGAGGCGTTTCACAATCTGAACTCACCTGAAGATTTATCTAATTGGGAGGATCAACGCAGTGGATTCTAA
- the mobB gene encoding molybdopterin-guanine dinucleotide biosynthesis protein MobB yields the protein MDSNHPPLLTIAAYSGTGKTTLLKHVIPLLINHGVRVGLIKHTHHQMDIDTPGKDSYELRKAGAAQTIVASNQRWALMTETPEQEEPNIYDLVEKMDASTLDLVLVEGFKHEKIAKIALFRQSLGRELSDLIDEYVIAIAADTEIRTILPVLDINQPEQVADFIHQWLKNNRL from the coding sequence GTGGATTCTAATCATCCCCCTTTACTAACTATCGCCGCTTATAGCGGTACAGGTAAGACAACGTTACTTAAACACGTCATTCCTCTGCTGATTAATCATGGAGTTAGAGTCGGGTTAATTAAGCATACGCACCACCAAATGGACATTGATACACCAGGCAAAGACAGCTATGAATTGCGTAAAGCTGGCGCAGCACAAACCATCGTTGCCAGCAATCAAAGGTGGGCATTAATGACGGAGACCCCAGAGCAGGAAGAGCCAAATATTTACGATCTGGTAGAGAAAATGGATGCCTCGACTCTCGACCTGGTGCTGGTTGAGGGCTTTAAACACGAGAAGATTGCTAAAATAGCCCTATTTCGCCAATCGTTAGGCAGAGAATTAAGTGATTTGATCGATGAATATGTTATCGCTATTGCGGCAGATACCGAGATACGCACCATACTTCCGGTGCTTGATATCAATCAGCCTGAGCAAGTTGCTGATTTTATTCACCAATGGCTTAAAAATAACCGTCTGTAG
- the polA gene encoding DNA polymerase I: protein MAQIAENPLILVDGSSYLYRAYHAFPPLTNSAGEATGAMYGVLNMLRSLLLQYQPSHVAVVFDAKGKTFRDELFENYKAHRPPMPEDLREQIEPLHQMVKAMGLPLLAVSGVEADDVIGTLAVQAEKAGKPVLISTGDKDMAQLVTPSVTLINTMNNSILGPQEVCDKYGIPPELIIDFLALMGDASDNIPGVPGVGEKTAQALLQGLGGLDSLYANLDKIAELSFRGAKTMAPKLEQHKDVAYLSYQLATIKTDVELELSCDQLTVNELDVDELHRLFSRYEFKRWLSDVESGTWLEGKNSSQPVQAVSKAVVEQVVEEDNAPTLSADGYVTILDEKTLLDWVERLKQAEVFAFDTETDGLDTLTANLIGLSFAIKPGEAAYLPLAHDYLDAPEQLDRDKVLALFKPLLEDEKLFKVGQNLKFDKGVMQRYDIDLRGIAFDTMLESYVLDSVAGRHDMDSLAERYLNHKTITFEEIAGKGKNQLTFNQIALEQAGPYAAEDADVTLHLHQKLWGKLQPHADLCQVFQTIDMPLVPVLSRIERTGVLIDPAILAEHSKELTTRLAELETQAYELAGEEFNLSSTKQLQGILYEKQKLPVLKKTPKGAPSTNEEVLAELALDYPLPKLILEYRGLAKLKSTYTDKLPLMINPATKRVHTSYHQAVTATGRLSSSDPNLQNIPVRNDEGRRIRQAFIAPKGYSIVAADYSQIELRIMAHLSGDKGLLNAFANGLDIHRATASEVFGTALDKVTSEQRRSAKAINFGLIYGMSAFGLSRQLNIPRSESQKYMNLYFERYPGVQDYMERTRQQAAEHGYVSTLDGRRLYLPDIHSRNAMARKGAERAAINAPMQGTAADIIKKAMIAIDDWLQKDAPQVKMIMQVHDELVFEIHDSVIEESISKIKALMEGCMELNVPLQVDIGSGMNWDEAH from the coding sequence ATGGCTCAGATTGCAGAAAACCCCTTAATACTGGTAGACGGTTCATCCTATTTGTATCGTGCTTATCACGCCTTTCCACCGTTAACAAACAGCGCGGGAGAAGCAACCGGTGCAATGTATGGCGTACTGAATATGCTACGCAGTTTGCTGCTGCAATATCAGCCCAGCCACGTTGCCGTTGTTTTTGATGCGAAAGGGAAAACGTTTCGCGATGAGCTGTTCGAAAACTATAAGGCTCATCGCCCACCTATGCCGGAGGATCTGCGCGAACAGATAGAACCTCTGCATCAGATGGTGAAAGCGATGGGACTGCCGCTTTTGGCGGTTTCTGGCGTAGAAGCGGATGATGTGATCGGCACGCTCGCTGTTCAGGCGGAAAAAGCAGGTAAGCCAGTGCTGATCAGTACCGGCGATAAAGATATGGCACAGCTGGTGACGCCAAGTGTGACGCTCATTAATACCATGAATAACAGCATTCTTGGCCCACAGGAAGTGTGTGATAAATACGGTATTCCTCCAGAGCTGATTATCGATTTCCTTGCGCTGATGGGAGATGCGTCGGATAACATTCCCGGCGTACCCGGCGTGGGTGAAAAAACGGCGCAGGCGCTATTGCAAGGTCTTGGTGGGCTGGATTCGCTGTATGCCAATCTGGATAAAATTGCCGAGCTTTCTTTCCGTGGTGCGAAAACCATGGCGCCGAAGCTGGAGCAGCATAAAGACGTGGCCTACCTCTCTTATCAGCTTGCCACCATTAAAACGGATGTTGAGTTGGAACTCAGTTGCGATCAGCTCACTGTTAACGAGTTGGATGTGGATGAGCTGCATCGTCTTTTTTCCCGTTATGAATTCAAACGCTGGCTATCAGATGTTGAATCAGGTACCTGGCTGGAAGGGAAAAACAGCAGCCAGCCTGTTCAGGCTGTGAGCAAGGCGGTGGTTGAGCAGGTCGTTGAAGAAGATAACGCCCCTACGCTTTCTGCCGACGGTTATGTCACGATTCTTGATGAGAAAACGCTGCTCGATTGGGTTGAACGTTTAAAACAGGCTGAGGTTTTCGCTTTTGATACGGAAACCGACGGGCTGGATACGCTTACTGCTAACCTGATTGGTCTATCATTTGCGATTAAACCGGGTGAAGCGGCTTATTTGCCGTTGGCACATGACTATCTGGATGCACCGGAACAGCTGGATCGCGACAAGGTGTTGGCTTTGTTCAAACCGCTGCTGGAAGATGAGAAGCTGTTTAAGGTTGGTCAGAATCTCAAATTTGATAAAGGTGTGATGCAGCGGTACGACATCGATTTACGCGGTATCGCGTTTGATACCATGTTGGAATCCTACGTGCTCGACAGCGTGGCGGGCCGCCACGATATGGATAGTCTGGCCGAACGCTATCTGAACCACAAAACCATTACCTTTGAAGAGATCGCGGGTAAGGGGAAAAATCAGCTGACGTTTAATCAGATCGCACTGGAACAGGCTGGGCCTTATGCAGCCGAGGATGCGGACGTCACGCTGCATCTGCATCAGAAGCTGTGGGGGAAACTGCAGCCGCATGCCGACCTGTGTCAGGTCTTCCAGACTATCGATATGCCGCTGGTGCCAGTTTTATCCCGCATCGAGCGTACAGGCGTGCTGATCGATCCTGCGATTCTGGCGGAACACTCAAAAGAGCTAACAACCCGTCTGGCAGAGCTGGAAACACAAGCGTATGAGCTGGCGGGCGAAGAGTTCAATCTCTCATCGACCAAGCAGCTACAGGGCATTCTGTATGAAAAGCAAAAGCTGCCGGTTCTGAAGAAAACGCCAAAAGGCGCGCCGTCAACCAATGAAGAAGTGCTGGCTGAACTGGCGCTGGATTACCCTCTGCCGAAGCTGATCCTGGAATATCGTGGGTTGGCCAAGCTGAAATCTACTTACACCGATAAGCTACCGCTGATGATCAATCCGGCGACAAAGCGTGTGCATACGTCTTATCACCAGGCCGTTACTGCGACCGGGCGTTTGTCTTCCAGCGATCCGAACCTGCAAAATATACCGGTGCGTAATGACGAAGGGCGCCGTATTCGTCAGGCATTTATTGCGCCGAAGGGCTACAGCATTGTGGCGGCGGACTACTCGCAAATCGAACTGCGTATCATGGCGCACTTATCTGGTGATAAAGGGCTGTTGAACGCGTTTGCGAACGGGCTAGATATCCACCGAGCAACGGCGTCAGAAGTGTTTGGCACTGCGCTGGATAAGGTGACATCAGAACAGCGTCGCAGTGCGAAAGCGATCAACTTTGGTTTGATCTACGGCATGAGCGCGTTTGGTCTGTCGCGTCAGTTGAATATTCCCCGTAGCGAATCGCAGAAATACATGAACCTGTATTTTGAACGTTACCCGGGTGTGCAGGATTACATGGAGCGAACGCGCCAACAGGCCGCGGAACATGGCTATGTGTCCACATTGGATGGTCGTCGTCTCTACCTGCCAGATATCCATTCTCGTAATGCGATGGCGCGTAAAGGTGCAGAGCGTGCGGCGATTAACGCCCCGATGCAGGGCACTGCTGCTGACATTATTAAGAAAGCGATGATCGCGATTGACGATTGGCTACAGAAAGACGCGCCGCAGGTGAAAATGATCATGCAGGTTCACGATGAGCTGGTTTTCGAGATCCATGATTCAGTTATTGAGGAATCCATTAGTAAAATCAAAGCATTAATGGAAGGCTGTATGGAATTGAATGTTCCGTTGCAGGTTGACATTGGTTCGGGCATGAACTGGGATGAAGCACATTAA